The Schistocerca nitens isolate TAMUIC-IGC-003100 chromosome 2, iqSchNite1.1, whole genome shotgun sequence nucleotide sequence GGTATCAGTCTATGCTCCCTAGAAGTCCATGAGACATTCAAAAGTTCTTGAGTAAGAGTACATTTCTCTGTATACCAAAAAGCGAGAAAACCTATGTGGGTCATGTTGCTAGTACGTACTAACAACTGCAATGTTGTTGAATAGTGTTGCATTCATATTGTTACTGTCAAGTCATCCTAAACATAATGCAAGATGTACTATATAGCACACTATTGCACTACAGGTGGCAGCATGCCGCAGCCAGGAGACTCCACCTGGCCCTCCTGGACCAACTGAAGGGCCACAACCAACTGGTCCACCTGGCCCACCAACTGGAGGTCCTGAACCAACTGGACCGCCTACTGGGGGTCCTCAACCAACTGGACCACCAGGCACCCCTACTGGAGGTCCTGAACCAACTGGACCACCAGGCACCCCTACTGGAGGTCCTGAACCAACTGGTCCACCAGGCACACCTACTGGAGGTCCTGAACCAACTGGACCACCTACTGGGGGTCCTCAACCAACTGGACCACCAGGCCCACCTACTGGTGGTCCTGATCCAACTGGAGGACCCCAGCCAACTGGTGAACCTCAGCCTACCGGCCCACCAGGGCCACCCTCTGGGGGACTTTGGCTTTTTTGAATTGGTGGACTCTGATGGTTGACGTTCTTGCATCCGTGAAACATCAAGAGAGTTCAGACTTGATATCTACAATTAACAGAATCTGACTTTACTGATGGAAGTGTTCTGTGAatcactttgtaaaattttttgtcgtTAAATAAGCATCTAAAAATCTCCATAAATGTTTCCATCTTCTGTAAACTGTAACGAATAACCTATTGCGTCGAAAACTGTGACCCCTTTGCTGGATAATGAGTTTGAGATCAAGGTAAAGTTAACACAGACATAGGAGAAGTTTTATAATTCAACCAAAACTTTTCTCTGTaagttcagaatgtgtcctacgttGCGAAGTCTTCTAATTCCTCATTGAGTGTGCACTTCGCCGCCTAGGCTATGAATCCAACGATATATAAGTGTAACATTCCTTTGTACCCGTTATAGATGTCTTTTCTGGTAGAATGATTGAAAAAACAAACTTTTGTGATGTCTATTGGAGTACGACGCAACCGTCAGAAAACTTCTAGAAGTGTACGTCTGCTTCATTTTAGCTACGTGGGTTATGGTAGAGACCCTGCCATTGCGTATCAGGTAAGTATGTTAGATAACTACTCAGGAAATGTGATCACCAGACAACTTCTGATATTCTTTAGTATTTCAATTTTCTTCATAACGAACTGAAATTATTCTGAATTAAGACTGTTATGATAAGTAGCCACAACAAAAAGGCAAATATATGCAAATAAGTAGTTGTGTTaacccagaataatgtcacgttATCAAGCGCGAGCAACTATTTAGAAAATAATAATACCTGCACAATTACAGTTGCAAGTACGTTGTACTTTGTTCTAACCGTATGTGGCGGGATAATTACTAGAAGTGCAATCTACTCACACACAGTACCGGCGAATTTTCCGTCCTCTTTCACTCAGTGTAAATATCTGggacagggctgtaaaataaagttTATATGGAAAGGGGATGTGGACACTGTGAATATTAGCAGGAGATTAGTGGCAATGTGCGGCGAGTGTGCACCGAGACGAAAACTGCTCTTGCAACATGACCTAGCTCGCCCCTTTATGAGTTGGGAAACAACAGCTGCCGCCGCTAAAATTAGTTTCCAGGTACTCCCACATCTACTGTGTTTTCCTGACATGGCAACATAAGCTTCAGTAGTCCCTCGTCAAAATTCATTTCTGCAGTCTGTCGACCCACTGAAAGGAAAGCTCCTCGCAATTCCTAGAAATCTCAGATGTGATGTCCATGCAGAGGTTTCTTCATAGCCCCTAATAGTTGGAAATAGGAAAAGGTCGAGTCAGGAGAACACGGGCATCCCGTAGTAGAACTGTCTTACGCCAACCCGACATGAACCCCTTGATGCCTGTGGCTGCCACGTATCACGATGCAGAACTAAATCTGATTGACGGCGGTGCGGAGATTGGTTGGGCCGCACTTGCGGTTGGCTGCGAAACTAAAAGCGCCAAAAGCAACGACCGTGGCGACACACAGGCTCTCAGCGCATCAGCCCCAGCAACGACCATtccaggaactgccgatgacatgcctcgctcaggccgtccaagggatgCTATTGCAGTGTCTGACCGCTACctaaccccatcgtgcacatcctgtgaatgacttctttcaggataacgacatcgctcgacaagagtggccaacACTATCGTACAtggctgggatggattgaaaagggctttttatagacgacgtgacccagaaACCAGTGTGATGGATCTATGCCAAATCgtcgttggggagtgggacaatctggacaaaatgtgcctttatgaacttgttaatagtatgccatgacgaatacaggcatgcatcaatacaagaggatgtgctattgcgtattagaggtgccggtgtgtttAGAAATCTGGACCAACGTCTCTGAAGggacaacattcaatgtgtggtttttatgagcaacaaaaacggcggaaatgatgttgatctccatcccaattttctgtactggttccggaactctcggagtcgagtaatacaaaacttttttgatgtgtgtataaaaaaacCTGTcaagacgatagcagcgtcacctggcgaggaacgactgccAGTCAGACAGGCATATGGGTTATGTAGTATCAGAGAGCGTGCTGCCCATATGTAGAAGGGGAAAGTCATGCGACCTATCTGAGTTCGagggagggcagattgtgatggtccggatGCTCGGCGAGAGCATTTCGTAAACTGAACAACTTGttggtgttcaaggagtgctacgGTGTGTCTTGGGGAAAACaaaatgaaaccacgtccagatgtcgtgtggCTGGGCAGCAgcacctcattacagatatcggacctcataggctgggcagatgacaatgatgtttggtatgtggtgaggtcaactgcacggtcatcaacgcccgtacaaagtactaatttgtacacagtccatttttttacaTACttcaatctagtcactgtcacggatgataatgattatgatgatgatgatgatgatgatgatgaaatgatgaggacaacacaaacacccagtcccccggaagagaaaatctctaaccctgccgggaatcgaacctggacgctgtgatccagaggcagcaacgctagccgttAGATCTCGAGCTGCGAACTTAGACTGGGCCGACTTATAAAACAGGAACTGTAGTACGTGCTTCACCGTGGT carries:
- the LOC126237344 gene encoding proline-rich protein 2-like isoform X11, encoding MRATVAALLLCLLVAACRSQETPPGPPGPTEGPQPTGPPGPPTGGPEPTGPPTGGPQPTGPPGTPTGGPEPTGPPGTPTGGPEPTGPPGTPTGGPEPTGPPTGGPQPTGPPGPPTGGPDPTGGPQPTGEPQPTGPPGPPSGGLWLF
- the LOC126237344 gene encoding proline-rich protein 2-like isoform X13, with protein sequence MRATVAALLLCLLVAACRSQETPPGPPGPTEGPQPTGPPGPPTGGPEPTGPPTGGPQPTGPPGTPTGGPEPTGPPGTPTGGPEPTGPPTGGPQPTGPPGPPTGGPDPTGGPQPTGEPQPTGPPGPPSGGLWLF